Proteins from a single region of Nitrospirota bacterium:
- a CDS encoding type II toxin-antitoxin system PemK/MazF family toxin, giving the protein MNRGEVRWYKFKIPDKKRPVVILTRNSVLEYLGEVTVAPITTTIRDIPSEVLLSKKDGMHTDCAVNCDHIQTVSKERIGSLITTLSKEKLFELRNAIYFSLNM; this is encoded by the coding sequence ACCGGGGTGAGGTAAGATGGTACAAGTTCAAGATTCCCGATAAAAAACGCCCTGTAGTTATTTTAACAAGGAACTCTGTATTGGAATATTTGGGGGAGGTAACAGTCGCACCAATAACCACCACCATCAGAGACATACCAAGCGAAGTGCTGTTATCAAAAAAAGATGGGATGCACACTGATTGTGCTGTTAACTGTGATCACATTCAGACAGTTTCAAAAGAAAGGATCGGATCGTTAATTACTACCTTATCAAAAGAGAAGTTGTTTGAATTACGTAACGCAATATATTTTTCTCTGAATATGTAG